Genomic segment of Candidatus Babeliales bacterium:
ACTCAATCCACAAAGTTTTTTAGCGATAGCGGCTGCAGATATTGATGGTGACGGTGAACTCGATATCATCGGAATTAATGAAAAACATGAAATTATTATTCTTCAGGATGATCTAGCTGATTAAAATAAAAGCAAGAGTAGTTGTGTTTCTAGTAGTACATAGGTCATTGCTCCTAATGCCAGAAACGGCCCGAACGGAATTAGCCGCCTGTGGGTGATAAGTTGAATCATAAGACCAACGATACTGCCAAAGAGAGAACCGACGAGTAGTGTGATCCAGCATCCCAATGGACCAAGAAATGCCCCGATCAATGCCATGAGTTCCATATCGCCCTCGCCCAGGCCATCCTTTGAGGTTACGACTTTGAATAGCTTTGCGACCGTCCATAAAATGCCATAACCAAGTACCGATCCTGTAAGGCTTTCATACCAACTAATAGGAAGATAACCCAATAAACTTAACCCAAATCCAAGTGGGACCAAGGTGAGGGTCATAAATCGTGAAATAAGCATAGTTTCGAGATCAGTTCTCAATGTGACTATAAGCGCAGAGAAGAAGATAAAATAGGGCCAAAAATAGATCGTTGGGACAGTTCCATAGAGGCATGTGATCATGGCTGCTGTTATGATTTCAATAAACGGATAGAGAATCGAGATGGGTGCAGAACAGGTGCGACACTTTCCTCTGAGAACAACCCAGGAGATGACCGGTATTGTATCGTGCCATGCAATGGTTGTGTCACAATGCGGACAAAATGATCGTACGCGCCACAGATGGGCGAGGTGAAGTAAGCGATATGCTATGACATTGAGATATCCACCCCAAGCAAGGGCCAGGAAAAAAATAAAAGCGTTTATAATTTCCCTTCCTTTTTGAGGGACTCTAGGAGAGATTCTACTTCTTGTTGTTTTGCAAACTGATCATCGTAGCGAAAGATAAAGTCTGGTGTATGGCGTGTTTTGATTTCTTTTGAAATAGAAGCTCGAAGTGATGGCTTGTAGAGTTTTAATAGTGGTAGTTTTTGTTCAAAATACTCCTTGCCATGCGGAGTAATAAAAAAAACCGTGCATATGCTTGTATTTGCTGCGAAGTGGACTCTGTTAGGATATAGATCTACAAGCTCAGGGTTATCCTGGGCTGCTTGTAAAAAGAGTTGAGAAATAGTACGCAGAAAGAGAGATTCCTTCTGTGCTCGTCGAATTGACATATCTTTCACTTGAGCACCTCATGTCTGAGGGAATAATATTAATCTTGTAGTAGACCCTGTGATGCCATACGAAGCAGATTTTGTTTGATAGCTCGGATCATGCGCTTACGGCGTTTTTGGGTAGGGGATTCAAAGTAAACGAGGCGTTTCATATCACGAGATATACCTTCTCGCTCTATCTTCTTTTTGAGTTGTCGCAATGCCTTATCGAGATTGTCGTTCACCGTTATAGAGATATTTGCCTTTTGGGACTTTGACATGGAAAATTCAGCCATCCTTAATCAATTCTTCAAGAGGTTTGTGAGATATTTACTAGAACGTTTCCATTCTAGGGAGATTTGGCTTCTTTGTCTAGGTTCTTCAGGGTGCGAGGGGGAGAGTTGGGCTAAAAATTGACTGCAACTGTCCCATACAAACCACCTATTCGAGGTGCATTGCGATTGCTTGAAAGTGGAGCTTGCCATAAGATGCCCGCGTTAACGTTTGGTGAAATGTCATAATGGAGTGAGGAGAGAAAATAACGTTGATTCCACTTGGATTGCTTTTCCAGCATGGAGGGGATAAAGCCGAGGGTTGAATCTGCTACACGGATAGTATCAGCCTGGTGGTTAACCTGGGCATACTGGATGAAGAATGATAGGCGACGCAGGAAGTGGCGTGCATGAATTGTTGCTAAGAAATGCCAGTTGGCGCCTGGGCTTATGCAGGCTGTGGTTGTGCATGGGAAGATGCCACTTTGTTCTTTATGGTTGGGTATGCGGAGGTTGCATACCGTTCTATCCATGAATACGGTTCCCCCTGCCTCAAATCCAATCTCTACTCGATCATCAAAGTCTAGGGTAAATCCAGTGTTGATTCCGAATGCGTGATGTCCATTATTTCCATGTGAGACAGCAAACTGAATGCTTGGATCCTTTTCTGGTCCCGTTGCGATGGTTCCAATGAGCTGTATAAATGGCATAAAAAGAAACTGAGACCAGCCGTTACGGTCTTGGTTAACCTCAACTGCATGTCGCCAGAAAAGCTGCAGTCGCATGTCTTCAAAACTAGTCTTATGGAAGTTATTGATGTTCAGCCCTATTTCACTGGCAATATCGTGTATCTTGTCTTCACTGGTAAGGAGTCGATAGACATTGCGTTGATTAGTGCCTTCGCAGGTTGCTTCGCCACATCCAGTACCGTTGTTGTCCCTAAATGCTGTAACTGTGAACTGAAGATCTGAGACGCCAAACTGGGCCTTGAATCCAAGATCCTCAAGCAGCATGATGGCTGTCTCGAAGCGTACGCCATAGCGGCGGTATTCTGCCGGCACTTCAACCTGTCCAAAATTTGATCCCGTATTACAAATGACGGCAGTGTAGGTGAAGGCTGTATCATCATTAAAATAGAGCGGAGTGTCGGTTCCCGTTGGGTTACAGGCATATTCTTGAGCTGCGGCAGCCGCTAGGTTAGTGCCTAGAGACGAGCTAGTGGGGCAGGTTGTATAGGTGAGTGCGAGCATGTTCCATAGACCGTGGATGTTACCAAGTTGTATTTCTTCTTGGTCAATATCTTTGGCTCGTTTTGAGCGTTGGCCGAATGGCGTAATGGTGAAATTGAAACGTTCATCTTTTTGTTCAGATTTTAGCCCACGCATGATGTCTTTTCCAAAATCGTAGAGGAATTCATGTGGGTTGGCTGTTGAGTAGATCGGAAGTGCATCGAAATAATTATTTGATGTCATGCCATGAATCAAGGATGTGCTGGCAAGAAATCCTATTGCACCTGCACAAATCTTGTACTTCATTACATCCCTTTTTGCCGTAACACCCTACTTTGGTTCCTTTGATCAAGATATACCACTCCAGAGATTCACCAGTCAATTAAAAGGTTGCTGGGTTGTGGGTTTGTTGTGATCGCTTTACACTTGAGCTAATTGTTACCCGGGGAAGGCTCTATGAGACAGTGGATTGTATGTGTAATGCTGAGTATGACATCCTGCGTGAGTGGGCATGAGTCATCAGATAATGACAGGCATGAAGATTCTCGTGCGGTTGGTGGGGGCAGTTCTTCACCTCAACAGAAAGCAGCGCTAGTAGTTCCTGGTATCCTAATTGGAGCTGGAATCACATTGCTTGGGACTCGACATAAAGGTCTGGAAAAACCTTCAAGATGTGACTCGGCGAAGCGGCCGCTTCGTTTGCAGCTTGAGCCTGCGGATGACTTTGTGAGGCGGTTGGACCCTGATTTTGTGTTGTGGTTTGCTAAGAACATGAGCGAATTTGCGAACAATAATACGTTGGTTAAGTGGTTGGCAGAGAAGCCTGAGGGCGAGCGATTCGGGGCTCAACGAGTAATCGGTGATGAGATTGAACCAGCGTTTCAAGTTGCTCGAAACAAGGGATCTTCATGTGGGCCGTATCAGTATCAAATGGTTGAAGTCATGATGTTCGGGTTGTTGCATCCAACATCTAGATAGTCGAAAGGTGTGGGCTGAAGACCAGAATAGAAGGAATTGAGGAAACTTATATTATGCTGTAGGGTATATAATGGCAGCGGAAACAATTGATGATAAGCAAATGAGGGATGATGGTGAAATTAAAAGGCATCTATTTCGTGAGTGTAATACTATGGGGGTTCAATCTTCTTGCGGGAACTGATACTACAGATGATGTAATGAATTGTCAGGATGAAACAAGTGTTAGTTCTGATCACTTGTCATGGTCATGGTATGTAGCTGGTGGCGCAGTTGTGTTCGGTTCGGCACTATTTGGATATCGCATGTATTCTAAGAAGCAGAAGAAGTGTAAGCAATCTTTTGTTCCCTTCTACGGGGGGGAGGCATTCGATGTGGAAATAGGTGCAATACTTAATGCAGAGGCGGCAAAGGCGGAGGCAGAGGAGAGGGAAGCCCAGGAGCGATTTCCAGCAAGTGAAGTGCACAGAAAAGAATTGTGGCAAGAATTGCAAGGGGAAGGGCTTTTTCCCTTTAATTGGATACGTCATTCCGATGTAACGGGACGAGAATGTTCCCAAGCGGCGTTTGTTATTCGCCGTAGCCTTGGTTTTCTAGACCAAATTGGGCATATAAGATGGCTTATAAAGCAGCCAGTCCCTGAAGGACGTTCGACGCTTGGTGTCGTGGTAGAGTACTTGCGGGGTGAAGGCTACAAGGAGCTTCAAGATTAGTGGACGGGTTAGAAGCTTTTAGGGTTACCAAGCTGGCGCCTCAATGGTACGGGTTATAAGTATGTATTGTTCTTATTATCAAGCATCTATACCAAGGGCAACGACAGGATTGTTTGTTGCCATGTTACGCGCGCATGAACATTTATGTTTTGATAGAACGTATGACGTTGAGAATGGTACTTTTGAGTTTTTTGTACCACTCGGCCTTGAGAAGACGTTTGAACATTTTATGACCGGGATGTGCTCAAAAAAGATTGTGACCATGTTTCAACGTATGCCTAATCGATTGGCAGAAACTGTGCACAATTTCTAGTCGAGCACAGAATGAATTCTTTTTTTGACCTCTTCAATGCCAAGCAGATCGATTATGTCATGAATTCCCATACCCTCTACATTCCCAGTCAAAATGAATCGGACACTACTCCAGAGCTCCTTGCTATTGATGCCGGAAGATTTTGCCTTTTGTTTTGTGAGTTCCATATATGTATCTGGATTATCTAGGGAAACAACCGTTTCTTTGAGAATCGCAATCAATGCTTCATGTTTTTCTGGTCGAATCGTTTTTTTAAGCTGTTCTTGTTTTACTGAAGGAGTTTCAAAATAGAATCGTATTAGTTCAACACAATCATTGAGGGTTACAAGTTCTGGTTTGATGATGCCGATGAGATGGCGCATAGTCTCAGGGTTGACCGCCTCAGCGATAGGATAAGCTTCAATCAGCCTTGG
This window contains:
- a CDS encoding prepilin peptidase; this encodes MITCLYGTVPTIYFWPYFIFFSALIVTLRTDLETMLISRFMTLTLVPLGFGLSLLGYLPISWYESLTGSVLGYGILWTVAKLFKVVTSKDGLGEGDMELMALIGAFLGPLGCWITLLVGSLFGSIVGLMIQLITHRRLIPFGPFLALGAMTYVLLETQLLLLLF
- the rpsU gene encoding 30S ribosomal protein S21, translated to MSKSQKANISITVNDNLDKALRQLKKKIEREGISRDMKRLVYFESPTQKRRKRMIRAIKQNLLRMASQGLLQD
- a CDS encoding ribosome-binding factor A, producing MSIRRAQKESLFLRTISQLFLQAAQDNPELVDLYPNRVHFAANTSICTVFFITPHGKEYFEQKLPLLKLYKPSLRASISKEIKTRHTPDFIFRYDDQFAKQQEVESLLESLKKEGKL